The Synchiropus splendidus isolate RoL2022-P1 chromosome 8, RoL_Sspl_1.0, whole genome shotgun sequence genome has a window encoding:
- the LOC128763625 gene encoding cGMP-dependent protein kinase 1-like, whose translation MRGTMAAQKSGGTLRDLQLALQLKIEELRQRDALIDELELELDSKDDLIHQLQVELDRYRRVPQNPSNPSDATGQTPAGPDEPQRTKRQAISGEPTGLDPSQLTHVTLTSYLKTKESSELIQMALMDNDFMKHLEHGQILTIMDCMHPTSLAQGCCVIREGDDGSMVYVLEEGMVEVTKQGKKLCTIGPGKVFGELAILYNCTRTASVTALTDIKLWAIDRQGFQTIMMRTGLIKHSQYTDLLRSVPSFQALPEDVLSKMADVLEETRYCDGDYIIRQGATGDTCFIISDGQVKVSQQNSSGDKQTSVMTLKKGDWFGEQALKGEDVRTASVTAVGDVTCLVIDRESFKQLIGGLDDVNNKQCDSDEFSAKLQVELDFFSRVSLSDFDIISTLGVGGFSRVELVQLKNDSTRSFALKVLKKRHILDTSQQGHILSERRIMMEAHSPFIIRLYRTFRDAKYLYMLLEVCLGGELWTLLRDRGSFDDSATRFYTGCVIEALASLHSRGIIYRDLKPENIILDHRGYAKLVDFGFAKKVGLGKKTWTFCGTPEYVAPEIILNKGHDSSADCWSLGILVFELLSGSPPFSGSDPMMTYNIILRGIDMIEFPKKITKSAANLIKRLCRDNPSERLGNQKNGVKDIQKHKWFEGFNWEGLRQGTMDPPYTPTVAGPLDTSNFDFFPEDSDDPPPDDESGWDSEFQQG comes from the exons ATGCGTGGCACCATGGCGGCTCAGAAGAGTGGTGGCACGCTGCGCGACCTGCAGCTTGCTCTGCAGCTGAAGATCGAGGAGCTACGGCAAAGAGATGCACTGATCGacgagctggagctggagctggattcCAAGGATGACCTCATCcaccagctgcaggtggagctTGACCGGTACCGCAGAGTGCCGCAGAACCCCAGCAACCCTTCAG ACGCGACCGGCCAGACTCCAGCTGGACCTGATGAGCCCCAGCGCACCAAGAGACAGGCCATCTCCGGCGAGCCCACGGGCCTGGACCCGTCCCAGCTGACCCACGTCACCCTCACTAGCTACCTGAAGACCAAAGA GTCCAGTGAGCTCATCCAGATGGCGCTGATGGACAACGACTTCATGAAGCACCTGGAGCACGGGCAG ATCCTCACCATCATGGACTGCATGCACCCGACCAGCCTGGCCCAGGGCTGCTGCGTCATCCGGGAGGGCGACGACGGCTCCATGGTCTACGTGCTGGAAG AGGGGATGGTGGAGGTGACCAAGCAGGGGAAGAAGCTCTGCACCATCGGACCAGGGAAGGTGTTTGGAGAGCTGGCCATTCTGTACAACTGCACCAGGACAGCGTCGGTCACAG CGCTGACGGACATTAAGCTGTGGGCCATCGACCGGCAGGGCTTCCAGACCATCATGATGAGGACCGGACTCATCAAGCACTCGCAATACACCGACCTGCTGCGAAG CGTCCCGTCCTTCCAGGCGCTGCCGGAAGACGTCCTGAGCAAGATGGCCGACGtcctggaggag ACCCGGTACTGCGACGGAGATTACATCATTCGCCAGGGAGCCACCGGAGACACCTGCTTCATCATCAGTGACGGACAG GTCAAAGTTTCTCAGCAGAACTCATCAGGTGACAAACAAACGTCGGTCATGACTCTGAAGAAAGGAGACTGGTTCGGAGAGCAGGCGCTGAAGGG TGAGGACGTGCGCACGGCGAGTGTGACAGCGGTGGGCGATGTCACGTGTCTGGTCATCGACAGAGA GTCCTTCAAGCAGCTCATCGGAGGTCTGGATGACGTCAACAACAAGCAGTGCGACAGCGATGAGTTCTCGGCCAA ACTGCAGGTGGAGCTGGACTTCTTCTCTCGAGTCTCGCTGAGCGACTTCGACATCATCTCCACGCTAGGAGTTGGAGGCTTCAGCCGAGTCGAGCTG GTTCAGCTGAAGAATGACTCGACTCGATCGTTTGCTCTGAAGGTCCTGAAGAAGCGGCACATCCTAGACACCAGTCAGCAGGGTCATATCCTGTCGGAGCGCCGCATCATGATGGAGGCTCACAGCCCCTTCATCATAAG GCTCTACCGGACCTTCAGGGACGCCAAGTACCTTTACATGCTGCTGGAGGTGTGTTTGGGAGGAGAGCTGTGGACCCTGCTGAGAGACAG AGGATCCTTCGACGACAGCGCCACGCGCTTCTACACCGGCTGCGTGATCGAGGCACTGGCGTCGCTGCATTCCAGAGGAATCATCTACCGAGAcctgaagcctgagaacatcaTCCTGGACCACAGAGGATACGCCAAACTG GTGGACTTTGGCTTTGCTAAGAAGGTTGGACTTGGGAAGAAGACCTGGACTTTCTGTGGGACTCCGGAGTATGTGGCCCCCGAGATCATCCTAAACAAGGGTCACGATAGCTCGGCGGACTGCTGGTCCCTGGGCATCCTGGTCTTCGAGCTCCTGAGTGGAAG TCCTCCCTTCTCTGGTTCTGATCCGATGATGACTTACAATATCATCCTGAGAGGTATTGACATGATCGAATTCCCCAAGAAGATCACCAAGAGCGCTGCCAACCTCATCAAGAGGCTCTGCAG ggacaACCCTTCAGAGCGCCTGGGGAATCAGAAGAACGGCGTGAAGGACATCCAGAAGCACAA GTGGTTTGAAGGATTCAACTGGGAAGGTCTTCGGCAGGGAACCATGGACCCACCATACACTCCTacg gtggccgggcctctggaCACCAGCAACTTCGACTTCTTCCCTGAAGACTCGGACGACCCGCCACCTGACGACGAGTCTGGCTGGGATTCAGAGTTCCAGCAGGGTTGA
- the LOC128763632 gene encoding L antigen family member 3-like isoform X1, with product MAAAQTDHDVKKLEFSLHVPFPSTHLATIALRSLSPDREPRRGGVHKQLSLQDNTLSVRWTADTARVLRVSTSSFLDHLILVLETMQMFHSDPCGQ from the exons ATGGCGGCGGCGCAAACGGATCATGATGTGAAGAAGCTGGAGTT CTCTCTACATGTCCCGTTTCCTTCCACACACCTAGCCACCATCGCATTGCGATCGCTGTCCCCGGACAGAGAACCGAGGAGAGGCGGAGTCCACAAGCAGCTGTCGTTGCAGGACAACACGCTGTCTGT TAGGTGGACCGCTGACACGGCGCGGGTGCTCCGCGTGTCCACCAGTTCCTTCCTGGATCACCTGATTCTCGTCCTGGAGACCATGCAGATGTTCCACAGCGATCCCTGTGGCCAGTGA
- the LOC128763632 gene encoding L antigen family member 3-like isoform X2 encodes MAAAQTDHDVKKLEFSLHVPFPSTHLATIALRSLSPDREPRRGGVHKQLSLQDNTLSVWTADTARVLRVSTSSFLDHLILVLETMQMFHSDPCGQ; translated from the exons ATGGCGGCGGCGCAAACGGATCATGATGTGAAGAAGCTGGAGTT CTCTCTACATGTCCCGTTTCCTTCCACACACCTAGCCACCATCGCATTGCGATCGCTGTCCCCGGACAGAGAACCGAGGAGAGGCGGAGTCCACAAGCAGCTGTCGTTGCAGGACAACACGCTGTCTGT GTGGACCGCTGACACGGCGCGGGTGCTCCGCGTGTCCACCAGTTCCTTCCTGGATCACCTGATTCTCGTCCTGGAGACCATGCAGATGTTCCACAGCGATCCCTGTGGCCAGTGA
- the wdr45 gene encoding WD repeat domain phosphoinositide-interacting protein 4 isoform X2 codes for MTQQRGVNSLQFNQDQSCFCCAMETGVRIYNVEPLMEKGHLDHEQVGSVGLCSMLHRSNLLAIVGGGVNPKFSEISVLIWDDARESRDPKDKLVLEFTFTKPVLAVRMRHDKIIIVLKNRIYVYSFPDNPVKLFEFDTRDNPKGLCDLCPSLEKQLLLFPGHKCGSLQLVDLSNTKPGTSSAPFTINAHQSEIACVALNQPGSVAASASRKGTLIRLFDTTTRDKLVELRRGTDPATLYCINFSHDSSFLCASSDKGTVHIFALKDTKLNRRSALARVGKVGPVIGQYVDSQWSLASFTVPAECACICAFGKNTSKNVNSVIAICVDGTFHKYVFTPDGNCNREAFDVYLDICDDDDF; via the exons ATGACTCAGCAGAGAGGAGTCAACAGCCTGCAGTTCAACCAGGACCAGA GCTGTTTCTGCTGTGCGATGGAGACTGGTGTGAGGATCTACAACGTGGAGCCGCTGATGGAGAAGGGTCACCTGG ATCACGAGCAGGTCGGCAGCGTGGGGCTCTGCTCCATGCTGCACCGCTCCAACTTGCTGGCCATCGTGGGGGGCGGAGTCAACCCCAAGTTCTCAGAGATCTCCG ttctGATCTGGGACGATGCGCGGGAATCCCGGGACCCCAAAGACAAGCTGGTGCTGGAGTTCACCTTCACCAAACCGGTCCTGGCTGTCCGCATGAGACACGACAA GATTATCATCGTGCTGAAGAACCGGATCTACGTCTACAGTTTCCCCGACAATCCTGTTAAACTCTTTGAGTTCGACACCAGGGACAACCCCAAAG gtTTGTGTGACCTTTGTCCCAGTCTGGAGAAACAACTGCTGCTTTTCCCGGGACACAAGTGTGGGAGTCTGCAACTTGTG GACCTGTCCAACACCAAACCCGGTACGTCATCGGCTCCGTTCACGATCAACGCTCATCAGAGTGAGATCGCCTGTGTGGCTCTCAATCAGCCCGGCAGCGTGGCCGCCTCAGCGTCACGGAAAGGAACGCTGATCCGACTCTTCGACACCACGACCCGAGACAAGCTGGTGGAGCTGCGCAGAGGAACTGACCCAGCAACCCTCTATTG cATCAACTTCAGCCACGACTCGTCATTCCTCTGCGCGTCCAGCGACAAAGGCACCGTCCACATTTTCGCCCTCAAAGACACAAAGCTGAACCGTCGCTCTGC cctgGCTCGGGTGGGGAAAGTTGGTCCAGTGATTGGTCAGTACGTGGACAGTCAGTGGTCTCTGGCCAGCTTCACCGTCCCAGCTGAGTGCGCCTGCATCTGTGCCTTCGGGAAGAACACGTCCAAGAACGTCAACTCAGTCATCG CCATCTGTGTGGACGGGACCTTCCACAAGTACGTCTTCACTCCAGATGGAAACTGCAACCGTGAAGCCTTTGACGTGTATCTGGACATCTGTGACGATGACGACTTTTGA
- the wdr45 gene encoding WD repeat domain phosphoinositide-interacting protein 4 isoform X1 — MTQQRGVNSLQFNQDQSCFCCAMETGVRIYNVEPLMEKGHLDHEQVGSVGLCSMLHRSNLLAIVGGGVNPKFSEISGGSVKSCKKRRRCSHRDYAVLIWDDARESRDPKDKLVLEFTFTKPVLAVRMRHDKIIIVLKNRIYVYSFPDNPVKLFEFDTRDNPKGLCDLCPSLEKQLLLFPGHKCGSLQLVDLSNTKPGTSSAPFTINAHQSEIACVALNQPGSVAASASRKGTLIRLFDTTTRDKLVELRRGTDPATLYCINFSHDSSFLCASSDKGTVHIFALKDTKLNRRSALARVGKVGPVIGQYVDSQWSLASFTVPAECACICAFGKNTSKNVNSVIAICVDGTFHKYVFTPDGNCNREAFDVYLDICDDDDF; from the exons ATGACTCAGCAGAGAGGAGTCAACAGCCTGCAGTTCAACCAGGACCAGA GCTGTTTCTGCTGTGCGATGGAGACTGGTGTGAGGATCTACAACGTGGAGCCGCTGATGGAGAAGGGTCACCTGG ATCACGAGCAGGTCGGCAGCGTGGGGCTCTGCTCCATGCTGCACCGCTCCAACTTGCTGGCCATCGTGGGGGGCGGAGTCAACCCCAAGTTCTCAGAGATCTCCG GAGGGAGTGTAAAGTCTTGTAAAAAGCGTCGCAGGTGCAGCCACAGAGATTACGCAG ttctGATCTGGGACGATGCGCGGGAATCCCGGGACCCCAAAGACAAGCTGGTGCTGGAGTTCACCTTCACCAAACCGGTCCTGGCTGTCCGCATGAGACACGACAA GATTATCATCGTGCTGAAGAACCGGATCTACGTCTACAGTTTCCCCGACAATCCTGTTAAACTCTTTGAGTTCGACACCAGGGACAACCCCAAAG gtTTGTGTGACCTTTGTCCCAGTCTGGAGAAACAACTGCTGCTTTTCCCGGGACACAAGTGTGGGAGTCTGCAACTTGTG GACCTGTCCAACACCAAACCCGGTACGTCATCGGCTCCGTTCACGATCAACGCTCATCAGAGTGAGATCGCCTGTGTGGCTCTCAATCAGCCCGGCAGCGTGGCCGCCTCAGCGTCACGGAAAGGAACGCTGATCCGACTCTTCGACACCACGACCCGAGACAAGCTGGTGGAGCTGCGCAGAGGAACTGACCCAGCAACCCTCTATTG cATCAACTTCAGCCACGACTCGTCATTCCTCTGCGCGTCCAGCGACAAAGGCACCGTCCACATTTTCGCCCTCAAAGACACAAAGCTGAACCGTCGCTCTGC cctgGCTCGGGTGGGGAAAGTTGGTCCAGTGATTGGTCAGTACGTGGACAGTCAGTGGTCTCTGGCCAGCTTCACCGTCCCAGCTGAGTGCGCCTGCATCTGTGCCTTCGGGAAGAACACGTCCAAGAACGTCAACTCAGTCATCG CCATCTGTGTGGACGGGACCTTCCACAAGTACGTCTTCACTCCAGATGGAAACTGCAACCGTGAAGCCTTTGACGTGTATCTGGACATCTGTGACGATGACGACTTTTGA